One window from the genome of Loxodonta africana isolate mLoxAfr1 chromosome 14, mLoxAfr1.hap2, whole genome shotgun sequence encodes:
- the EXOSC4 gene encoding exosome complex component RRP41 — protein MAGLELLSDQGYRVDGRRAGELRKIQARMGVFAQADGSAYIEQGNTKALAVVYGPHEIRGSRARALPDRALVNCQYSSATFSTGERKRRPHGDRKSCEMGLQLRQTFEAAILTQLHPRSQIDIYVQVLQADGGTYAACVNAATLAVMDAGIPMRDFVCACSAGFVDGTALADLSHVEEAAGGPQLALALLPASGQIALLEMDARLHEDHLEPVLEAAARAARDVHTLLDRVVRQHVREASVLLGD, from the exons ATGGCGGGGCTGGAGCTGCTATCGGATCAGGGCTACCGCGTGGACGGGCGGCGAGCCGGGGAGCTGCGCAAGATCCAGGCGCGGATGGGCGTGTTCGCGCAGGCCGACGGCTCGGCCTACATTGAGCAAGGCAACACCAAGGCGCTGGCGGTGGTCTACGGGCCTCACGAG ATCCGGGGCTCCCGGGCACGAGCCCTGCCTGACCGGGCACTGGTGAACTGTCAGTACAGTTCAGCGACCTTCAGCACAGGCGAGCGCAAGCGGCGACCACATGGGGACCGCAAGTCCTGCGAGATGGGCCTGCAGCTGCGCCAGACCTTCGAGGCAGCCATCCTCACACAGCTGCACCCTCGTTCCCAGATTGACATCTATGTGCAG GTGCTGCAGGCAGATGGTGGGACCTACGCAGCTTGTGTGAACGCAGCTACCCTGGCAGTTATGGATGCTGGGATACCCATGCGGGACTTTGTGTGTGCATGCTCAGCTGGCTTTGTGGACGGCACAGCCCTGGCGGACCTGAGCCACGTGGAGGAAGCAGCTGGTGGCCCCCAGCTGGCCCTGGCCCTGCTGCCAGCCTCAGGCCAGATTGCACTGCTGGAGATGGACGCCCGGCTGCACGAGGACCACCTGGAGCCGGTGCTGGAGGCTGCTGCCCGGGCTGCCCGCGATGTACATACCCTGTTGGACCGTGTGGTCCGGCAGCATGTGCGAGAGGCCTCTGTCTTGCTGGGGGACTGA